One window from the genome of Amaranthus tricolor cultivar Red isolate AtriRed21 chromosome 9, ASM2621246v1, whole genome shotgun sequence encodes:
- the LOC130823895 gene encoding ubiquitin-conjugating enzyme E2 8-like, translated as MAMKRIIKELQDIRRDPPTSCSAGPVSENLYQWQATIIGPAVSPYAGGVFILTIHFPTDYPFKPPKIAFRTKVFHPNINNNGNICLDILRDQWSPALTISKVLLSICSLLTDPNPDDPLVPEIAHMYKKDRTKYEATAQSWTHKYAMN; from the exons ATGGCAATGAAGAGGATTATAAAAGAGCTTCAAGACATACGAAGAGATCCACCTACATCATGTAGTGCAG GTCCTGTTTCCGAAAACTTGTACCAGTGGCAAGCCACCATAATTGGCCCTGCTGTTAGCCCTTACGCTGGCGGAGTTTTCATTCTGACCATTCACTTTCCTACTGATTATCCCTTCAAACCACCAAAG ATTGCATTCAGGACCAAAGTTTTTCATCCAAACATAAACAATAATGGGAATATTTGCCTGGACATCTTGAGGGATCAGTGGAGCCCTGCCTTAACTATATCTAAG GTGTTACTGTCAATATGTTCTCTTCTCACTGACCCGAACCCTGATGATCCCCTGGTTCCTGAAATTGCACACATGTACAAGAAAGACCGAACTAAGTATGAGGCGACAGCTCAGAGTTGGACGCACAAATATGCGATGAATTAA
- the LOC130823893 gene encoding 3-dehydroquinate synthase, chloroplastic, which produces MAALANPSSLRFSTTKASISKSTPSSKFFSGTSLKLGSLQDYSAPDQLPLTARPARSSIYASSTQVTPAVSQSSKMTTSSRVPSIVEVDLGNRSYPIYIGSGLLDQPDLLQRHVHGKRVLVVTNTTVAPLYLDKVTDALTRDNPKISVETVILPDGEQYKDMDTLMKVFDKAIESRLDRRSTFVALGGGVIGDMCGFAAASFLRGVNFIQIPTTVMAQVDSSVGGKTGINHPLGKNLIGAFYQPQCVLIDTDTLNTLPDRELASGLAEVIKYGLIRDAEFFEWQEKNMDALLARDPTAFAYAIKRSCENKAEVVSLDEKESGLRATLNLGHTFGHAIETGFGYGQWLHGEAVAIGTVMAVDMSHRLGWIDESLVKRVRNILKQARLPTSAPESMTVEMFKSIMSVDKKVADGVLRLILLKGPLGNCVFTSDYDPQALDDTLRAFSKS; this is translated from the exons ATGGCGGCCTTAGCTAATCCCTCTTCTCTACGTTTCTCGACCACCAAAGCGTCAATTTCTAAGTCAACTCCTTCTTCGAAGTTCTTTTCTGGGACTTCCCTTAAGTTAGGTTCCTTGCAAGACTATTCGGCCCCCGATCAATTACCACTCACTGCTCGCCCTGCCAGATCGTCCATTTACGCCAGCTCTACTCAGGTTACACCTGCTGTGTCACAGAGTAGTAAGATGACGACTTCATCTAGGGTTCCTTCCATTGTTGAGGTTGATTTGGGGAACCGTAGCTACCCTATTTACATCGGCTCTGGTCTTCTTGATCAGCCCGATCTACTTCAAag GCATGTGCACGGAAAGAGGGTTCTTGTGGTTACCAACACCACTGTTGCACCTTTATATTTGGACAAAGTTACCGATGCTTTGACAAGGGATAACCCCAAGATTTCCGTGGAAACAGTCATTTTACCCGATGGAGAACAGTACAAGGACATG GACACTCTAATGAAAGTCTTTGACAAAGCTATTGAGTCTAGGTTGGACAGACGGTCCACTTTCGTTGCCCTTGGAGGTGGTGTGATTGGCGACATGTGTGGGTTTGCTGCAGCCTCTTTCTTACGTGGAGTCAACTTCATTCAAATTCCAACTACTGTTATGGCCCAG GTGGATTCTTCAGTGGGTGGAAAGACTGGAATTAACCACCCGCTGGGGAAAAACTTGATCGGGGCTTTCTACCAACCTCAATGTGTACTTATCGACACTGATACGTTAAATACGCTTCCAGACAGAGAATTGGCATCTGGCCTCGCAGAGGTTATAAAGTATGGGCTAATCAGGGATGCTGAGTTCTTTGAGTGGCAAGAAAAGAACATGGATGCATTGTTGGCAAG GGATCCTACGGCCTTTGCTTATGCTATAAAGCGCTCTTGTGAAAACAAGGCCGAGGTTGTGTCTTTGGACGAGAAAGAAAGCGGACTCAGAGCAACATTAAACTTGGGTCACACATTTGGACAT GCAATAGAAACAGGATTTGGCTACGGCCAATGGCTTCATGGAGAAGCAGTTGCTATTGGAACG GTCATGGCAGTGGACATGTCACACCGTCTTGGATGGATAGATGAATCATTAGTAAAACGTGTTCGTAACATCTTGAAACAAGCTAGGTTACCTACTTCAGCTCCTGAAAGCATGACTGTCGAAATGTTCAAGTCCATCATGTCG GTCGATAAGAAGGTAGCTGATGGCGTGTTGAGGCTCATTCTCTTAAAAGGCCCCCTCGGaaactgtgtattcacttcaGATTATGATCCACAGGCGCTGGATGACACTCTTCGGGCTTTTAGCAAATCCTGA
- the LOC130823894 gene encoding rac-like GTP-binding protein RHO1, with amino-acid sequence MSASRFIKCVTVGDGAVGKTCLLISYTSNTFPTDYVPTVFDNFSANVVVNGATVNLGLWDTAGQEDYNRLRPLSYRGADVFILAFSLISKASYENVSKKWIPELKHYAPGVPIVLVGTKLDLRDDKQFFIDHPGAVPITTAQGEELRKLIGAPAYIECSSKTQQNVKAVFDAAIKVVLQPPKTKKKKSKAQKACSIL; translated from the exons ATGAGTGCTTCGAGGTTCATAAAATGTGTCACAGTTGGTGACGGTGCCGTTGGTAAAACTTGCTTGTTGATTTCTTACACCAGCAACACCTTTCCGACG GACTACGTGCCTACTGTATTTGACAATTTCAGTGCAAATGTCGTTGTTAATGGTGCCACTGTTAATCTGGGATTATGGGATACTGCAG GACAAGAGGATTACAACAGATTAAGACCTTTGAGTTACCGTGGAGCAGATGTTTTTATTCTAGCTTTTTCTCTCATAAGCAAGGCTAGTTATGAAAATGTTTCTAAGAAG TGGATCCCAGAGTTGAAGCATTATGCTCCTGGTGTCCCAATTGTTCTTGTTGGAACAAAGCTCG ATCTTCGGGATGACAAGCAGTTTTTCATAGACCACCCTGGTGCAGTTCCAATCACTACAGCTCAG GGTGAGGAATTAAGGAAGCTGATTGGTGCTCCTGCTTACATTGAATGCAGTTCAAAAACCCAGCAG AATGTCAAGGCAGTTTTTGATGCAGCCATTAAGGTTGTGCTTCAACCACCAAAGACAAAGAAAAAGAAGTCTAAGGCACAGAAGGCTTGCTCCATATTGTAG